In Acipenser ruthenus chromosome 1, fAciRut3.2 maternal haplotype, whole genome shotgun sequence, the genomic stretch atttaaactgctgatgcgcagTGGCACACTTTTGCTAGTTGTAATTATAAATCAGTCAATTTAAGAATCAACTGCTTAAAGAATCAAGAACggtgtgattcttataaacggagtgcactgtatctAACTAAAGAATGATCAAATCAGTTAGAATACatgcaacacatttaaaaacaagatcTAATGTCTAATTATAAAGGGAAATTGTGGGTCGTGTCGGGAGACAGACAGCAAAATAATAATGGCATCTGCCtaaacagcaacaaaacagaagCATTACAGTAGCTTACAGACTGCCAGAAGGAGAAATTAATAAGGACAATATGAACTGATGCTCTCTGATGTTGTAGTGGtttctgcttgttttaaacacacatttcttGAAGTTCAGTGAGGGAAATTACTCAACTACTTGTATTTATAGTGCAGGTAATACAAGAGGTAGGCAAGTGCCAGTGGAATACGACAGGTAATACGATTAAATAGTGCGATCAACTTTATAAAGAAACACTACATATGCTGTATATTTTCCTCCCGTCATCACACCGCTCCCTGATACAACATTGTATTGGTATATAGAAACGAGCCCTAGCTTACAATTCAGACCATACTGGGTCATTCCCTTTCAATATAGAAGACTCAGCTCTCTGTTAAGACCCTTTTACCCAGCCCCTTTGTTGGTCTTAAAAGGTATTTCCTGTCGATATCGAATTTGCCAGCTTGAACCTACCACACTAAACGTCTTTTGGTCAAGCTCCTCTGACTCCTCAGCGATGGGTACAGGTTCACCGCTTGCAGTAATGTGGACAGGAGCATCCGTTACCTTCTTCAATTTTTCCTTAATCTCAACTTTTACTTCAGTTATcttaaacaaaatttaaaaaaaaaaaaaaaaacacagcaacattTAATTTTAGTTAAATGAAGTGTCTGAAATCAGACTTGGGATTCATGCGTTTCAATATGAATACGGAGAGATTACACACAGGAATGAATGCTGCCTATTTCTTACTTTTTCCTCTttgatttcttcttttttcaGTACAGGCTCAGCTTTCatttctttcttctctttcagttcccttttctcttttacatccttattttcctcttttttatcctttttttcttttttgttgtcctTTTCTTTCGCTTCCTTCTCTTCAGGCTCATTTTTAATTACAGTTTCTGGCTCTGgttcgtcatcatcatcatcgttgTCGTCATCACTTGacttttttactttttcagtTTTGGCCCTCCTGTTGACAGGCTTGGCAGGAGCAACTTCTTCCTAAAAGAAGGACACATGGCTGTTTTACAAACTGATGAACGCAAACCATGTCTACTTGatatattttaattcattttacatctggatttaatttttttttacagtcacaACTACCGTGTTATAATCAGGGCTTCAGTTCGGTTTTCATTCATTCCATTTTTCGGTGCTTacttttagctgtttttttttttgtttgtttttccccccctggggcttttgctttttatatactgtatgaaattgttgttttcagttactttccaaaatgctttggTGGTTGTTTCTGTTAATATGtttagtaactcgacagtacttgaaCACTTAAGTTATACCTTTGTTCCTTTGTCTTCCACCACAAAATCCTTATTTTtttcacaggcacattcttctgggttttttgtgtgtttaggcatttattttttattgggaaaggtagcttgtttttttttttttttagtagtcttttacttatttttttgaaATGGGAAAGGGTGatgtcaacatgaattgagtaaccatttccagtgtttgttactttttttttttgtaacaaatcgGGGGTATTTTAtcgtttctttttttactgaaaatcagaagctATAGTTTGAATATACTGTTCAGACAGATGCAACCATAGGGTTTACCCAAGCACATTTTGAACACTCAGCTTTCAATAATATTGTTAGTTGAAATGTATAAAAAGTAACAGTGTTTACCATATACCTTTTTAGGAGGAAAAAGAATGCATAACATTATTTTTTGGTACCAATTAAGGACACAATACTGTAAGTGGCAAGTGTTACATACGCAGTGCATCTTAGACCAATTTAACTGGTACAGTTAAAaagtgaatacataaataaataaaataaataaataaaataaagcgaGCACATTAAATGTCATCTTGTGTCTACAATTCGGTAGCAGTGTTTTACTAGCATACAAGCCCCACCTTtacctcttcctcctcctcctcctcctcctcctctgagcTTTTCTCTGATGGGGGCGGAGACAAGTCACTCTTAACCACCTCTTCAATTTTTACTGGCTTTGCAACTTTGTTCTTCTTGCTTCTGGGCTTCCTCTTTCTCGAATTGGCCTACAAACAATAGATTAGTAGGTTCAAAGTTACTTctaaaaatattcaaaataatatttaatactaACTTTAACTGCTAcatgaaaaactttttttaaagacatgttAAATCAGATTTATATGCAACTATCCCCATAACTGAAAAACAATTAAGTATAAAATATTCATAGTATGCATGCATTTCTCTTAAGCATAAGCACATATAGGAATTGCTTGCTTTCAGTACAACAGGGACACCTAGTGGGTACATTTTTGTGTTTACAACATATCAAACTGCTGAGTAAACAAGGCATTACTgttaagtttttaaaaatacaaagtgTTTGCCTTACCGTCCCAGCTAGCCTCTGGGCCTCCTTTCTGGCCAGGTCCTTGCTCAGTAGTTTTATGAGGTAGTCAGCTCTTGTCTGCAGCTGTTTAGCCTGTGGTTTCTTATCCGGGTCATCTGGTAACAGctgcattgagaaaaaaaaaaaggttaatgaaactacaaaaaataaaaaaataaataataaattcaagGCATCTGTTAATTTTCTATTTCTTAGCATTTTGAACACTTACACTAACCCGTTTCCCAATCAAAATGCAGCATTATGTCACTTGTGCTTACCTTTTGTGTTAAATTCAGGTCTGGGTCCATTTTGATCATTTCCCAGCTGCCATAGCCATACTCGTATATACCAATCAATAGGTTGGAGTCGTCTTCTTTACCCCAGTCAACATCAAAGTGAGCTGCCTTTGAATGACAAGGGATGCTATATCTGTTGAAGCAACAAGACATACTATTTCAGTCACCAAAATCAACTGAACTTGCTTTAACTCAAATCTTGAactgtttgtttggtttgttttaagaaaatctaCCAACACTATTGGGGATGAATTAACTGCTATACAACTATTAACTGTTTGTCTTTACATGGCCACTACAGTTCTTACAGGAGGAGTCACCAAATTGATTATTCTAGACTTCTTTTGACCACTACCTTTTCCTGTCCTCAGGATCTGCTGGAATGGACTTGTGCAATGGTGCCAGTTCTTCTTCATGAGAGACGACCAACTTTGCATTCACTTGAACCCCTGAGATTCGGAATGTTGGTCCTTTCACTTTACCTCGCCTGCCCCCTGTTGATCGGAAAGAACATTTCTTGAGGTTTAAAGACAGCAGGCCCCTATTTATTCAAACCTCCAGTATTTTTAAACATGCAGCATACCACAGATCACTgtgaaaaacaaatgttaaacCATTTTAGGTTAATCCAGAACTTAAAAACACATAACATATGCCTGAactaagtttcatcacaactgggtGAGCAACTCTGAGGATAAGAGTGTAGTATGTATATGTCACCACTATATCCATGTTGCCAGGTAGATTTAACCAGCTCAGGGATaacattaaatgatttatttcaccCTCAACAaactgcatttgtatttattctttttttttttttttttttaaattaaccagAATTGAAAAAAAGGGAATTagaaagcatttttaaaaaaatccttctAAAAACATAAATTACCTCCTGTCTTTTCTGGCCCAGAGGAGTTCTCTCTTAAGGTCTTTATGCAGCCATTATGCACGGTTTCAGCCAGCCGTTTAAGGTCCATTTCAGATTTGTCAACCAGTTCAGCATCCCGGGCAATTGCATCAAGTCTAGAAAACAATGGAATGGGATTTAGATCATTGTCCATTACTAACAACTCAAAAGAGAACATTGTCTTAAATCATGTGTATTATATACAACAAAACATACCTTTCCAGAGGGCCACCAAACTTTTTGTAACTCTTGATGAACCTGTAACAAACATGAAAAACCATGTTACAAAAGACAGTATTCCCCTAGAAAGCAATTAAttctttgcggtcctatgtcggacctggtccgacattgcaattattcctaaccggtccaatgtcggaccctgtccgacatcatcaagaagacgcaaaaaacgggtttctagtcgttttgttctccggaaaaagcagagaaaaccattcaatggccgagtgggagcgacaggagccgagacaagcccaaaaaaaaaaaaaaaaaaaaaaaaaaaaagggcgtaccTCATGAacagtcatacttgcccctggcatctgataatgaaggacataaggaaacaagctggctgtgattgcatcagtgctcagagaatatcacagacatttgcagagcttttttcagatattatagtaataaaataatgacttggatcgcattattgaggcgtttggtgataaaacgagtgatcaggagatgattgatcggtatgtacgactattattatttatttcttagcatatgtgaaagctatagcgaacgaaaggatggggcggggctggagatgcctagtgagtgctttgttgatatgcagggccttttaaacccgtttgactgtggggaaaaaatacttttaaacagcgcgtctaaaattaactgcgcgtgtgaaaataaattggagccGACGcacctgacacacacttaataaatggactgcaaagggttaaagggttgTATAGTACAATGGAAACTAACCTACAAATTCAAAAAGAATAACAAATCCAGAATAAACTAAGTGGTCACATCCAAAAACATAAAAGGTGCCTTAAAAGTAATGTAAATCCCCTTTTTTCACATAGCACACTAGATCATTTTGATATGCTCATTTAAATGGATGCcaattcctataaaaaaaaaaaaaaggttctcaaCTGTCAAATATAAGGTGTCTGAGCTTTCTGCAAAACTGCCGAGAGGCTGGGGACATGATGGCTTTAAAAAAGTATTAATTTCAGACATTACCTCCGTATTTCAGCATCACTGAACCCTTTGATGTTTTCTCTTGGAATTGTCCGTGGTCTCCCTCGTTTCTTTGGCCGCTTTCTGCCTGAAATAGAATCGCTGTCGGACCCAGAGTACCTCCTGTTCCTGCTGTTCCTGCTGCGCCTGCCTTCATTCCCATTAAAATTTGCCTGTTTAAAGAATAACATTACAGATTAACTAGATAAGACTCAATGAACATCTATGCTTTTTAGCATTTCACAGAAATATGTACAGCACTCATACACGGTCATGTCACAATAAGGTACTCCAGAACATTACTAAATCTGTCCTTATGACTGATTCTAGCAGTTTATCTTTAATTTCCACTTCATACTCTACTCAAATCAAAAATAGGTAGTGTGGTGACTAGTTTACTGAAACGAAAAATTCTGAACCAATTACTCAATTATTctgattgagctctccacagaaatcagatgCTGACattcaggtgagggtcattggtgttgattgggctaatttactaATCAaaatgaaacaagtgaagaaacagctgcttggatttgtgtggattgctgtcatTCACAGAGtgcaagaaaagcagcaatccGCACAAATTCAGCATTTGCATATCAGCACAGGAGGAATTCAGTTAATCTATACAAATCATTACATGTTACTAATTCACAAGAGACCACGGTATAGTAAAAGCACTGCTAGTAACTAAAGCATGGCACCTCAGATGTTAACACAACGTACTAGATAAGCAAATACCTGTTTGGCGCAATTTCTCATTCTGGGCAGCAAGTAGATCTCTTCCAGCTCTTTCTGCCTCTCTTCCTCTTCCAGTCTCCTCCGCTGCTCCTCAGGAATAATATCATCCCAGGACTTCTTTTTCCGGTCAGCATCCAGGTCAATCTCTTCATCCTCCATTGTTGAAAAGTTTGCCACCTAGGGGGGGTTAAAACAGAGTTAAAATAACTGATGTTGTTTCATTGCCCTGTGAAGGATTTACAACAGAATATTTCAGATAAATGCTATCtaaagcaatatttatttatttattattatctgtacttggtttaataatatatttaataaccTAATGCATTAAGATGGACAAACAGATGGCTACACCTTAAACTGTGACAGCAGTTCTTCCCCCACAGTCGAAGGACCCGGATCATTTTCTCGTGTTTCAGCTCGTTTCAGGATTTCATCGATATCCATTTCCTAGTAAGCAAGCACAGGGATGTTAGGTCTCTTGAAATAAAGACCTGTAGGTCAAAACTAACAACCACCGAAATGCATCTAACCTGtggctcctgctcctctccttctTGTTCTTTAAACAGTTCCTCAGCACCAAACTTCAGGATTGCTGAAAGCTCTTCTTTATTGAAAGGAGTGGAACTGTAAAAATCAAAAACAGAAGATTTCACACGATGATTGAGCATTTCTTGCATCAACAttttgtttctttagttttaatTTGTCTGATAAGTTTCACTTCTGAGGTAATTTGCTCCTCTCactctctagttttttttttttttttaagaaaattaaGATTTACTATTAAGGGCCAGCCATGCCAACAGCACAGCAAGAGGATGCTCCAGTAAACCTACACTATCTGCTTGAGTACCACTATATGAAGATTAATATCCATAACAATACTGGCTCTATTGTTGCATTTATGGATTACAACTTTATGATTAACTCCATtaccacattaacgcatattaaCCATAGAGAACAGGAATCATCTATGAATTGTAATTAGGCCTACACAGGTTGTACCTATAAATATTCTCCATGAAAGTTACAGTAGTCAGAGACTAAGGACAGGTACTAACAGTAGAGTGGAGCAACAACCATCacacaaatgtgtttttcatgTACAGGAACTGGGCAAAGAGAAATACTGCCAAGTGATGTTCTAACAATTTTGAACAGTCCACAATTTTGCAGGCATAGTGTGCATTGTGATGCATTTTGCATACATATGATTTAATAAAGTGCACACTGTTACTGGAGGTATAAAGCAAGCACCTTGAAGGAGCTGAGCCTGTGTGCAGTACAGTTTTTCCTGTGGTATCCATTCTCTGGATCACCAGGTGGTCCAGCACCATCTTTTTCTTTGCCCTTTCAATGATTTCTTCCTCCACAGACCCCTTGGTGACCAGTCGATAGATGTTGACCTGAAATTGAACAATTCAAATTAATTACAATGCCATTAATTTTATTACAGGTGATTTGAGAATGTACTTTTAACATTTATTAAGAATACAATATTGCCCTGATCTACAAATGGAGCAAACATGTCTAATAAAATTGTACCTGTTTCTTCTGCCCAATCCTATGGGCCCTGGCTTGAGCTTGCAAgtcattttgaggattccaatcCGAGTCAAAAATAACAACAGTATCTGCAGAGGCCAAGTTTATGCCCAGACCGCCAGCTCTTGTAGACAGCAAGAAGCAGAAATCCTAAAGGGACAGTCAAACAAGTGAACAACATTGCAACAACAACATTACCAAAATTGAACAAACATCTGATGGATGATAGAAATCATCCATCGGAACTATAGTTTGTTATAACTTTCTTGCCATAAGCAAGTAATTTGCAATCTTTAGATGTGGTGAAAAAGGCCATTTAAAAAGCAGAAATCCTACATTAGAGGTCATTTTCAAGAAGTAAAACATAGGAGACTGCTATATGCAAAGGAATAACTTTACATCTTGaaacattttgtgaaaaaaagaCAGTGTACAGGCTAAATACTTCATACAGATTACAATGCACCCCCTTTATAATGTCTGTGGCACCCATtgccattccactagcacttTCATTCTAGTTATAAGGCAGAACGCAAAATCACGGTCTCGTAATTATGTCTCCTGACTAAAGCATTATAAAGAGCGAgcactgtactattattattattattattattattatttcttagcagacgcccttatccagggcgacttacaactgttacaagatatcacattatttttacataaaattacattattttttacatacaattacccattaatacagttgggtttttactggagcaatctaggtaaagtaccttgctcaagggtacagcagcagtgtcccccacctgggattgaacccacgaccctccggtcaagagtccagagccctaaccactactccacactgctgccctattattagTTAACACATTAAAACGGGAGTAAATAAAGACATCCATACAAGTCTGGTAAATCAGATTAATTAATACAAGTAATTATAATCTGCCATTTACCTCTGATCCTTCTGCATTAAAATGATCAAGTGCTTGTCTCCTCATTTCTCCCTTTATCGATCCATCCAGCCTCTAGATAAATAAAAGGAAGAAATATTCTGGTTAGGTACCTGTACTTCTGCTTCATCTTTCAAGCATTCCAAGCAATTTCTAAACATTCTAAACACAAAGCGTCCCATGAAATGAACAGAGAAAGCTCACCTGAAACAGGAACTGTCGACTCTTCAAGTATTCTGCGAGAATGTCCAGCATTCGCACCATCTGAGAGAAGATAAGAACTCGGTGGCCTCGCTCTTTAAGGCGTAAGAGGAGCTTGTCAAGCAAGATCAGCTTTCCACTGCTACGGATCAGATGCTAAGTAACAAGAAGTGATTCCAATTAGTGCTGCTGCATAAAACTACATGTAAATACAGAGTATGTAACCCACACAGGGAACCAAAGAGGaggaggttcttttttttttttctttttattacttgCTGCTTGTTTAATCTGCGAGAAAGAATACCAGCTGTATTTCTTGTTTATACAATTCAAATCTACATGGGGCTCACATCTATCTCATATTATTAATGTGTTCACACAGGGCTTTCTAAAATCACAGCACCATTAGGCCAGTAATAACCGAGATGTTTTAgatcagaggttcccaaactgtggtacgcgtacccccaggggtacgcgagacgtgtttagggggtacgcgtgacaaattgtgtaatggcgtacattttttttttaggtttttttttttttttttgcattttcataagactCGTCATACtcacacaaaactttaaaacgcATTGGAAATTCCTTTCAATTTCTGCCGTGAAATGGAGAAACAAACAGAGAGCCGTGCAAGACAATCTCGCGGGCAGCGGGACACTTGGGATCAACGCTGTGGTGTGCTCGTTTTGCAAACCTCCAAGTGGTAACAATGAGAACAAAGATACACAGGGACAGTGACGTACAGAACTCTCACCACCAATAACTGCACAACgcaaattaaatgtattatatttatgacgtatgtttttagttttttattaattacatttttttggtggtTATGAtgagctattttttatttttatgtaaatcgttttttcagAGCTATcgatttttatgtactgtatgaaattgttgttttctgttactgtactttacaaaatgcttgttttttttctgtcacaaagtagtaactgtacagtaccacactttgtaccttctttcctttgttgtcttccacaacgaaatccttgtGGTCatggacacattcttctgggttttttgtgtttaggcatttgttttacatttcgccacaatttgcaattctgttttaaatcctacgtatcttaactgtaatatagctttaaatcccgcgaacgAGGCTCCAGTCgagaaagtattcagaactaatcaatacaAGTTAGGAAAAGgtagtttgtctttgttttttatgtattaggtttttgagttatgtgaattgagtatatttccagtgtttttctggtgttcattatacacagattttttttttttttttgtatcaggggtgttttatcggttaaaccctaaaatcagaagccgtaattatattattatagtcatttatattgtaagtatattattgtgtatgtgtataaatctgtgtattatgaaagcatatattaaaaacaacatgaacatATAAATCTGTATGCTAGGGGTACGTAGACAGGtgataggtctggaagggggtacgcggcaatcaaaagtttgggaacctctgtttTAGATGAACACACCGGAGAAAATGAACACACCATTACTGGCTACAGTTATTCAAGTATTTTGCAACAATGGTACATTCTGTATGGATCATTTAAGAGGAAGTTTATTGGTTAGGAAAAGACACTTGTGCCTCATAAGTCACTTACATATTCTGCaaacattaaatgttaaataatatggtaaaaaaaaaaggatttgcacTAGTCACAACGTCTTACCTGTAAGGCCTCTTGTTTGTTATAAAACTCATTATCATCGGGTGGTTTAATAAGGTAGCAATGATTACAACACTTTTTCAGTTCCATCATTATATTCAGAAAGCCTGAGGTACTGCCCTTTGTGCCTTTGCTGAGTGCCTTGTAATTCCGGGTCAACACCCACCTGTTCaaggaagttaaaaaaaaaaaaaaaaaaaaaaaaaaaaagttattggaaTACTTTTTTGTAAAGCCTATTAATGATGTGCCAGCTGATTACCTGTAAATCTACTTAAATGATCAAAAATGCTTTCCCTATATGCTGCCCCTCTGAGtacataaatacaaaactatAGAATGATCAGTATTATAAAAACATAGgccaccatgacctacatccaatGAAAATGGgaagaaatgtaaaatgtttgTACACCTTCAAGAAATCTTACTGAGTTTTGTCTCAATTTCCAATTGAAatggaaatagaaaaaaaagattttaaaacccATTGTATCTACATTTGTCTGTAATCAGTCTACAGAAAGGACACATACTTATGCCTAACCATCGTGCAGGAAAACAACTTACTTGTAGTACTGCTTCTGTATTGCACTCATTTCCACCCGCAGGATCTGCTCCACCTTTGCAGGAAGGGACTTTTCCACATCCTTTTTAACTCTGCGCAGCAGAAAAGGCTCCAGCTCCTTATGCAGACTAGCATACCCAGAATCACGACCTGTCCCATGATCCTCCTCAAAGACCTCCCAAGAGCTAAACcttaaataaaaaggtaaaaggtaaggtaaaaggtaaaaaaaaaccttaggTAAAATGTTAACACTGGACAAGTAATAAACCAGTTAAAACATCAAAgtattgaattaaattaaatattatttttacataaacttTAAAATCATTGCATCATTGTCACTGAGTCGTTGATTTAAAATttggaattaaaacaaaaaatatacacgTTTCAAAAGCTCAGCTTCACCTACTTGTCAGGCATGATAAAATGCAGCAATGACCAGAGCTCCTTCAGAGAGTTCTGCAGAGGGGTTCCAGTGATCAGAAGTCTGTGGTTTGACTTGAACTCTATCAGAGTTTTGTAAAGAAGGGAATCATCATTCTTCAAACGATGAGCTTCATCAACACCAATAAAAGCCCAGTTGACATTGCCAAGGAAtgactgggacaaaaaaaaaaaaaagcagctaatCACAAGGTATCCACTTTACACATTCTATATTATGGGCTACATGATTCAAACTTGAATTTCTTAACTTTAGTGTGGGGGCTTTAATGTTATTTTCTCGCCACAAAGTACATGGTACTGGGAAGCTAAAAGCTCAGTTGCTTAAAGATTTGTTAAACAGTcctgtaaaatatattttgctaattttttaaaaaccatctctgggctcccgagtggcgcatccagtaaaagcactcgctagagtgcaggatgcgctctatagcctggatgtcgcgagtttgaatccaggctattccaccgtggacgggagctcccagggggcggcgctcaattggccgagcatcgtccggggggagggagggttaggtcgaccagggggtcctcggctcaccgcgcaccagcgacccctgtggtctggccgggcgcctgcgggcttgcctgtaagctgcccagagctgcattgtcctccgacgctgtagctctgaggcggctgcacggtgagtctgcagagtgtaaggaagcgggcggctgatggcacacacttcggaggacagcgagtgttcatcttcgcccctcccgagtcagcgtaggggtggtagcggtgagctgagcctaaaaataattgggcattccaaattggggagaaaataataaaagataattggcaacgactaaatttatatttaaaaaaaaaaaaaaaaaaaacaacatctctgGTGAACCTTTAAAATATAACTAAATGGACAGGTTATAGGAAACAAATGTATTAAGTGGTCCAAATAAGATTTCCAGTGCAATAAATTGTATAATTCTGAAATGCGGGAGATGTTGACCATACAAACCTTATCTTTAAGCAGGATTTCATACGTTGTTAGTAAGATATTCAACTTCAAACGTTTGGTTTGTGGATGCATCCATTCATGTGTTctaatctaaacaaaaaaaaacacaaaacaaaaaaaaaagtcaatatgaTGTGTATGTGTTGCAGAATGCAGGAGCCAGAGGACCACTTTCATATTGTTGATTATAAAGTCTGTCTGAAATTACCTGGAATCACCTAGCTCTTGATATGTACTACTGTTAGGGGTGGGTTAGAGTACtcgaaataattataattacttgAGCACTAATGTATTACTTGAGTATAcgaaaaaatttaaataatatctcttcatgaatgcaagttcaatatattgtagcgaccagGTCAGTTCAGTTTGGCAGACTAGTTTCATCTGGTCCTGTGCATTCACATTTTCTGTATTGATCCatacttttgagttgtatctgatagttgtctttcattttaatattgatgttgtttaaaatgtaccatcattatgactgccggcggcggttttaggtatgagtataactgcggcggttctagtgttggtGGTAATTTTTGTGgcacatatgtaaaaaaatattgtcTGTAAATTActcgaaattcccacccctaatCACTGTCGCCTCGAGAACTAAATTACAGTGCATCCCCTACTGTTGCTGTACATACAAAATAAGAGCCATCAGTTTCATGAAAAAGTGGACCACCACACACATACCGGACTGGTTCCTCCAAATATGTTTAGATTCTggtactctcaataacttgtgctttTCAATGTCCTAAGTAAATTTCACCACATTTGACCAAGCAGTTCCAAAACCCAAGGATAGTCTTAGGTCAGTAAACCGACTCCAAAAAAGTAGGATTTTGGAAAGATGTGATTGTTACTGCtgtttatcagtttttttttttttatatgtacttgGTTCAAAAtcaatgttacttttttttagtTCTCTATAGCATAATAGCAGCCATATGTAGAACTAATATTTCACTATATGCCAGTCAGGGATGATCAAGCACATGTAAACAATCCATCGAAACAAAGTTTACATCTACAGTTTTAGCTTAATGAAGAAAGGCCGTCAGTCATACCATGCTTCTGCTGTTTATGTCGCCCAGGTAAACCGCTACGTTCATCATAGGAGCCCATAACTGAATTTCTCTTTGCCACGAAGTAAGAGTAGAGAGGGGTACCACCACCAGGAAAGGGCCATAGAGCTGATGCTCATGGAACAGATAGTTCAGGAAGGAGATAGTTTGAATGGTTTTTCCAAGACCCATTTCATCTGCAAGGATGCAACTAT encodes the following:
- the LOC117409213 gene encoding chromodomain-helicase-DNA-binding protein 1 isoform X4, giving the protein MDGRSDQESVSNSSGESSQSDEESGSGSGSGSGSSSGSSSDGSSSQSGSSDSGSGSDSGSQSESESEGSKEKKQQENKTAEIDGAEFWKSNPSILAVQRSAMLRKQQQQQQQQQSSSDSGSDEDSSSSDESDDDSSSQNKRKKKRKEPESRSGSNSGSDSGSDSSDDQGGNSDESVSDFEPNHKVKSRKPPNRINVRNGKKGKAQKKKPPMGSSDDDDDDDYDKKGPRRQATVNVSYKEDDEMKTDSDDLVEVCGEDVPPPEDDEFETLEKVMEMRFGRRGATGATTTVYAVEADGDPNSNFVPGKDPGDNQYLIKWKGWSHIHNTWETEETLKQQNVRGMKKLDNFKKKNQEMKRWMKTSSPEDVEYFNCQQELLDDLHSQYQIVERIIAHSNQKSAAGYPDYFCKWQGLSYSECSWEDGALISRKFQKCIDDYMSRNQSKTIPFKDCKVLKQRPRFVPMKKQPSYIGGDGLELRDYQLDSLNWMAHSWCKGNSCILADEMGLGKTIQTISFLNYLFHEHQLYGPFLVVVPLSTLTSWQREIQLWAPMMNVAVYLGDINSRSMIRTHEWMHPQTKRLKLNILLTTYEILLKDKSFLGNVNWAFIGVDEAHRLKNDDSLLYKTLIEFKSNHRLLITGTPLQNSLKELWSLLHFIMPDKFSSWEVFEEDHGTGRDSGYASLHKELEPFLLRRVKKDVEKSLPAKVEQILRVEMSAIQKQYYKWVLTRNYKALSKGTKGSTSGFLNIMMELKKCCNHCYLIKPPDDNEFYNKQEALQHLIRSSGKLILLDKLLLRLKERGHRVLIFSQMVRMLDILAEYLKSRQFLFQRLDGSIKGEMRRQALDHFNAEGSEDFCFLLSTRAGGLGINLASADTVVIFDSDWNPQNDLQAQARAHRIGQKKQVNIYRLVTKGSVEEEIIERAKKKMVLDHLVIQRMDTTGKTVLHTGSAPSSSTPFNKEELSAILKFGAEELFKEQEGEEQEPQEMDIDEILKRAETRENDPGPSTVGEELLSQFKVANFSTMEDEEIDLDADRKKKSWDDIIPEEQRRRLEEEERQKELEEIYLLPRMRNCAKQANFNGNEGRRSRNSRNRRYSGSDSDSISGRKRPKKRGRPRTIPRENIKGFSDAEIRRFIKSYKKFGGPLERLDAIARDAELVDKSEMDLKRLAETVHNGCIKTLRENSSGPEKTGGGRRGKVKGPTFRISGVQVNAKLVVSHEEELAPLHKSIPADPEDRKRYSIPCHSKAAHFDVDWGKEDDSNLLIGIYEYGYGSWEMIKMDPDLNLTQKLLPDDPDKKPQAKQLQTRADYLIKLLSKDLARKEAQRLAGTANSRKRKPRSKKNKVAKPVKIEEVVKSDLSPPPSEKSSEEEEEEEEEEEEVAPAKPVNRRAKTEKVKKSSDDDNDDDDDEPEPETVIKNEPEEKEAKEKDNKKEKKDKKEENKDVKEKRELKEKKEMKAEPVLKKEEIKEEKITEVKVEIKEKLKKVTDAPVHITASGEPVPIAEESEELDQKTFSVCKERMRPVKAALKQLDRPEKGLSEREQLEHTRQCLIKIGDHITECLKEYTNPELIKQWRKNLWIFVSKFTEFDARKLHKLYKHAIKKRQESAQAGDQNSSLNVHSIKQEDIERLKENSHHDDNSRDSYTSERHHSSHYNDHHKERQGDSYRKSDSSRKRPYSSYSNGKDHRDRDHYRQDSRYYSDSKHRKLDDHRSRDHRSGLEGSLKERSRSDHHSHSDHRSHSEQRSSSEYGHHKSSREYRYHSDWQMDHRASGSGPRSPPYDSRSPLGHRSPFEYSSDHKSTPEQIWSSRKT